Proteins encoded within one genomic window of Streptomyces profundus:
- a CDS encoding DegV family protein — protein sequence MSRSVAIITDSTAYLPKPMVERHGVVVVPLTVVLGGEALEDGTETAARRLALALGQKQPVTTSRPSPAEFAEAYREAAEAGARGILSLHLSSEISGTYDAALLAAREAPVPVRVVDSGMIAMALGFGVLAASDAVAAGGSLDDAVAAAVKRTEATRAIFYVDTLEHLRRGGRIGTARALFGSALSVKPLLELSGGRIEPLEKVRTASRAIARLEELAVEHAGAGPVDVAVHHLAAEERATQLAERLRGRLPGLVELHVSEVGAVLGAHTGPGLLGAVLSPR from the coding sequence ATGTCCCGCTCTGTCGCCATCATTACCGATTCCACGGCCTACCTGCCGAAACCGATGGTCGAGCGACACGGGGTGGTGGTCGTGCCACTGACTGTGGTCCTGGGCGGCGAGGCGCTGGAGGACGGCACCGAGACGGCGGCCCGGCGGCTGGCCCTGGCCCTCGGCCAGAAGCAGCCGGTGACCACCTCCCGGCCGAGCCCGGCCGAGTTCGCCGAGGCGTATCGCGAGGCGGCGGAGGCGGGCGCCCGCGGCATCCTCTCGCTCCATCTGTCCTCCGAGATCTCCGGCACCTATGACGCGGCGCTGCTGGCGGCCCGCGAGGCGCCGGTGCCGGTGCGGGTGGTGGACAGCGGGATGATCGCGATGGCGCTCGGCTTCGGCGTGCTGGCGGCCAGCGACGCCGTGGCGGCCGGCGGCTCCCTGGACGACGCGGTCGCCGCCGCCGTCAAGCGCACCGAGGCGACGCGGGCCATCTTCTACGTGGACACCCTGGAACACCTGCGGCGCGGCGGGCGCATCGGCACGGCGCGGGCCCTCTTCGGCTCGGCGCTGTCCGTGAAGCCGCTGCTCGAACTGTCGGGGGGCCGGATCGAGCCTCTGGAGAAGGTCCGAACGGCGTCCCGCGCCATCGCCCGCCTTGAGGAGCTGGCGGTGGAGCACGCCGGCGCGGGCCCCGTCGATGTCGCGGTGCACCACCTCGCGGCCGAGGAACGGGCCACCCAGCTCGCCGAACGGCTGCGCGGACGGCTGCCGGGCCTGGTGGAGCTGCATGTCAGCGAGGTGGGAGCGGTGCTGGGCGCCCACACGGGCCCCGGGCTCCTGGGCGCGGTGCTCTCGCCCAGGTAG
- a CDS encoding NAD(P)/FAD-dependent oxidoreductase gives MYDVIVVGARCAGSPTAMLLARQGHRVLLLDRATFPSDHPLSTHLVHPPTIMRLARWGLLDELRATGCPPIHEYGLACGPVDLMAPLPPAGDIDVAYAPRRRLLDDILVRAAVAAGAELREGVSVQELLTDVSGAVVGVRGKTKDGTTVEERARVVVGADGTRSRVAQLVGAQEYHTRPPLLTSYWSYFAGLAVKDVPTFRANQKYGFAWPTNDNLVLVGMAWRSQDFKRLSGGADDVFLPAFDEIAPDFAERLRDAERAERWMSGSVPNFFRTSHGPGWALVGDAGYSRDPCTASGITEATRAADFLAEALHAGLSGARPMAEALADYQRRRDAHSRPFYEYTCDFATLDDYAPDVLQLLDAATRSDWHAAGLSGLFAQTMTPQEFFSIDSMTRLLTGPQGRELSHWRLRALRTLVAGRTGRTRWARGLGQRLVHGRLGPLGGYLSGEPSPHPS, from the coding sequence ATGTACGACGTGATTGTGGTGGGCGCTCGCTGCGCCGGCTCACCCACGGCAATGCTGTTGGCCCGCCAGGGGCATCGGGTGCTGCTGTTGGACCGGGCGACCTTTCCCAGCGACCATCCGCTCTCCACCCACCTGGTGCACCCGCCGACCATCATGCGGCTGGCGCGCTGGGGGCTGCTGGACGAGCTGCGGGCCACCGGCTGCCCGCCGATCCACGAGTACGGCCTGGCCTGTGGCCCGGTGGACCTGATGGCGCCGCTGCCGCCGGCCGGTGACATCGACGTGGCCTACGCGCCGCGTCGCCGGCTGCTGGACGACATCCTCGTCCGCGCCGCCGTCGCCGCCGGCGCCGAACTGCGCGAGGGCGTCTCCGTGCAGGAGCTGCTCACCGACGTCTCGGGCGCGGTGGTGGGGGTCAGGGGGAAGACCAAGGACGGCACAACCGTCGAGGAGCGCGCCAGGGTCGTGGTGGGCGCGGACGGCACCCGCTCCCGGGTGGCGCAACTCGTCGGCGCCCAGGAGTACCACACCAGGCCGCCGCTGCTGACCAGCTACTGGAGCTACTTCGCCGGGCTCGCCGTCAAGGACGTGCCCACCTTCCGCGCCAACCAGAAGTACGGCTTCGCCTGGCCCACCAACGACAACCTGGTGCTGGTCGGGATGGCCTGGCGCAGCCAGGACTTCAAGCGGCTGTCCGGCGGTGCCGACGACGTCTTCCTCCCCGCCTTCGACGAGATCGCGCCCGACTTCGCCGAGCGGCTGCGCGACGCCGAGCGCGCCGAGCGCTGGATGAGCGGCTCGGTGCCCAACTTCTTCCGCACCTCGCACGGCCCCGGCTGGGCACTGGTGGGCGACGCCGGCTACAGCCGCGACCCGTGCACCGCCTCCGGGATCACCGAGGCCACCCGCGCCGCCGACTTCCTGGCCGAGGCGCTGCACGCGGGCCTCAGCGGCGCCCGGCCGATGGCCGAGGCGCTGGCCGACTACCAGCGCCGCCGGGACGCCCACAGCCGCCCGTTCTACGAGTACACCTGCGACTTCGCCACCCTGGACGACTACGCGCCGGACGTGCTCCAGCTGTTGGACGCCGCCACCCGCAGCGACTGGCACGCGGCCGGGCTCTCCGGTCTCTTCGCCCAGACCATGACGCCCCAGGAGTTCTTCTCCATCGACAGCATGACCCGGCTGCTGACGGGCCCGCAGGGCCGCGAACTGTCACACTGGCGGCTGCGCGCGCTGCGCACCCTGGTCGCCGGCCGCACCGGGAGGACCCGCTGGGCGCGCGGTCTGGGCCAGCGTCTGGTGCATGGCCGGCTCGGGCCGCTCGGCGGCTACCTCTCCGGCGAGCCGTCCCCCCACCCGTCGTAG
- a CDS encoding nuclear transport factor 2 family protein — MYHTIVAAKVRATFRRINEGDYQPVLDSFAPTFRYHFYGEHALGGTRTTLPAMRRWWERVFRLIPDGRFEVREVLVKGWPWRTTVALHAVITAPLPDGDTYQNDMHQFLRMRWGRITEVRTMEDLGRLRHALDVVAAHGNDEAHADPITDREDERPTTDRPAAR, encoded by the coding sequence GTGTACCACACCATCGTCGCCGCCAAGGTCCGTGCCACCTTCCGCCGGATCAACGAGGGCGACTACCAGCCGGTGCTCGACTCGTTCGCCCCCACCTTCCGCTACCACTTCTACGGGGAGCACGCGCTCGGTGGCACGCGGACCACGCTCCCCGCGATGCGCCGGTGGTGGGAGCGGGTCTTCCGGCTGATTCCCGACGGCCGGTTCGAGGTCCGTGAGGTGCTGGTCAAGGGCTGGCCCTGGCGCACCACGGTCGCGCTGCACGCGGTGATCACCGCCCCGCTGCCGGACGGCGACACCTACCAGAACGACATGCACCAGTTCCTCCGGATGCGCTGGGGGCGGATCACCGAGGTCCGCACCATGGAGGACCTCGGGCGGCTGCGACACGCGCTGGACGTGGTCGCCGCGCACGGGAACGACGAGGCCCACGCCGACCCGATCACGGACCGGGAAGACGAGCGGCCCACCACCGACCGACCGGCCGCGCGCTGA
- the leuS gene encoding leucine--tRNA ligase — MSETYKYDAALAARIEAHWQEYWERHGTFQAPNPVGELDGDAAQAAKPKKFVMDMFPYPSGAGLHVGHPLGYIATDVYARFQRMTGHNVLHTLGYDAFGLPAEQYAVQTGTHPRVSTEANIETYRRQVRRLGLGYDERRSFATIDPEYYRWTQWIFLRIFNAWYDTEQGRARPIDELVAEFAEGERKTPDGRPWSELTSVERAELLGQYRLAYASESPVNWCPGLGTVLANEEVTADGRSERGNFPVFKSKLRQWNMRITAYADRLLADLDTVDWPEAIKIQQRNWIGRSEGARIAFRVGEEGSGGTGTVTVFTTRQDTLFGATYLVLAPEHPLVDDVLPAAWPEGTRDAWTGGHATPAEAVAAYRRQAGAKSDVERQADAREKTGVFTGAFATNPADGARIPVFVADYVLVGYGTGAIMAVPAHDSRDFAFARAFELPVRCVVQPTDGRGTDTDTWDDSFTSHEATLVNSGNDQVSLDGLSVPEAKARTTAWLQSTGLGEGTVNFRLRDWLFSRQRYWGEPFPIVYDEDGVAHALPESMLPLELPEVENYAPRTFEPEDADTEPETPLSRNEEWTHVTLDLGDGPKRYRRETNTMPNWAGSCWYHLRYLDPHNDGELVDPEIERYWMSPREGMASGGVDLYVGGAEHAVLHLLYARFWQKVLFDLGHVSAAEPYHKLFNQGMIQAYVYRDARGFPVPAAEVEERDGGYHYAGEAVTRELGKMGKSLKNVVSPDEIFVAYGADTLRLYEMAMGPLDVSRPWETRAVVGQYRLLQRIWRNVLDEATGEVTVVDTEPDEATLRITHKAIHGVSQDLDQLRFNTAIAKITELNNHVTKLAEVPRSTAETLVLLVSPLAPHLAEELWRRLGHESSVAHEDFPLANPVHVADETVTCVVQVRGKVRARLEVVPGIAESELERLALAEPAVVQALGGAGIRKVIVRAPKLVNIVPA; from the coding sequence ATGAGCGAGACATACAAGTACGACGCCGCGCTGGCCGCCAGGATCGAGGCCCACTGGCAGGAGTACTGGGAGCGGCACGGCACCTTCCAGGCGCCCAACCCCGTCGGCGAACTGGACGGCGACGCGGCGCAGGCCGCCAAGCCGAAGAAGTTCGTGATGGACATGTTCCCCTACCCCTCGGGGGCCGGCCTGCACGTGGGCCATCCGCTCGGCTATATCGCCACCGATGTGTACGCCCGCTTCCAGCGGATGACCGGCCACAACGTGCTGCACACCCTGGGCTACGACGCGTTCGGCCTGCCGGCCGAGCAGTACGCGGTGCAGACCGGCACCCACCCCAGGGTCTCCACCGAGGCCAACATCGAGACCTACCGCCGGCAGGTCCGCCGGCTGGGCCTGGGCTACGACGAGCGGCGCTCGTTCGCCACCATCGACCCGGAGTACTACCGCTGGACCCAGTGGATCTTCCTGCGGATCTTCAACGCCTGGTACGACACCGAGCAGGGCAGGGCCCGGCCGATCGACGAGCTGGTCGCCGAGTTCGCCGAGGGCGAGCGGAAGACCCCGGACGGCCGTCCCTGGTCCGAGCTGACGTCCGTCGAGCGCGCCGAGCTGCTGGGCCAGTATCGGCTGGCCTACGCCTCCGAGTCCCCGGTGAACTGGTGCCCAGGGCTTGGCACCGTGCTGGCCAACGAGGAGGTCACCGCGGACGGGCGCTCCGAGCGCGGCAACTTCCCGGTCTTCAAGTCCAAGCTGCGGCAGTGGAACATGCGGATCACGGCCTACGCCGACCGGCTGCTGGCCGACCTGGACACCGTCGACTGGCCGGAGGCCATCAAGATCCAGCAGCGCAACTGGATCGGCCGCTCCGAGGGCGCCAGGATCGCGTTCCGGGTCGGCGAGGAGGGCTCGGGCGGCACCGGCACCGTCACCGTGTTCACCACCCGGCAGGACACCCTGTTCGGCGCCACCTATCTGGTGCTGGCCCCCGAACACCCGCTGGTCGACGACGTGTTGCCGGCCGCCTGGCCGGAGGGCACCAGGGACGCCTGGACGGGCGGCCACGCCACCCCCGCCGAGGCCGTCGCTGCCTACCGCCGCCAGGCCGGCGCCAAGTCCGACGTGGAGCGGCAGGCCGACGCCCGGGAGAAGACGGGCGTCTTCACCGGCGCCTTCGCCACCAACCCGGCCGACGGAGCGCGCATCCCGGTCTTCGTCGCCGACTACGTGCTGGTCGGCTACGGCACCGGCGCCATCATGGCGGTGCCGGCGCACGACAGCCGCGACTTCGCGTTCGCCCGCGCCTTCGAGCTGCCCGTGCGCTGCGTGGTCCAGCCCACCGACGGCCGGGGCACCGACACCGACACCTGGGACGACTCCTTCACCTCCCACGAGGCCACCCTGGTCAACTCGGGGAACGACCAGGTCTCCCTGGACGGGCTGAGCGTGCCCGAGGCCAAGGCCCGCACCACCGCCTGGCTCCAGTCGACCGGTCTGGGCGAGGGCACCGTCAACTTCCGGCTGCGCGACTGGCTGTTCAGCCGCCAGCGGTACTGGGGGGAGCCCTTCCCCATCGTCTACGACGAGGACGGCGTGGCCCACGCGCTGCCCGAGTCGATGCTGCCGCTGGAACTGCCCGAGGTGGAGAACTACGCCCCGCGCACCTTCGAGCCCGAGGACGCGGACACCGAGCCGGAGACCCCGCTGTCCCGGAACGAGGAGTGGACCCACGTCACCCTGGACCTGGGCGACGGGCCCAAGCGGTACCGCAGGGAGACCAACACCATGCCCAACTGGGCCGGTTCCTGCTGGTACCACCTGCGCTATCTGGACCCGCACAACGACGGGGAGCTGGTCGACCCCGAGATCGAGCGGTACTGGATGTCCCCCCGCGAGGGCATGGCGTCCGGCGGCGTCGACCTCTATGTCGGCGGCGCTGAGCACGCGGTGCTACACCTGCTGTACGCCCGTTTCTGGCAGAAGGTGCTCTTCGACCTGGGCCATGTCTCGGCGGCCGAGCCGTACCACAAGCTGTTCAACCAGGGCATGATCCAGGCGTATGTCTACCGGGACGCCCGCGGCTTCCCGGTCCCCGCCGCCGAGGTGGAGGAGCGCGACGGCGGCTACCACTACGCCGGCGAGGCGGTCACCAGGGAACTGGGCAAGATGGGCAAGTCCCTGAAGAACGTCGTCTCCCCGGACGAGATCTTCGTGGCCTACGGCGCCGACACCCTGCGGCTGTACGAGATGGCGATGGGCCCGCTGGACGTCTCCCGCCCCTGGGAGACGCGCGCCGTGGTCGGCCAGTACCGCCTGCTCCAGCGGATCTGGCGCAATGTGCTGGACGAGGCGACCGGCGAGGTGACCGTGGTGGACACCGAGCCCGACGAGGCCACCCTGCGGATCACCCACAAGGCGATCCACGGCGTCAGCCAGGACCTGGACCAGCTGCGGTTCAACACGGCGATCGCCAAGATCACCGAGCTGAACAACCATGTCACCAAGCTGGCCGAGGTGCCCAGGAGCACGGCCGAGACGCTGGTGCTGCTGGTCTCCCCGCTGGCGCCGCACCTCGCCGAGGAGCTGTGGCGGCGGTTGGGCCACGAGAGCAGCGTCGCCCACGAGGACTTCCCGCTGGCCAACCCGGTCCATGTCGCGGACGAGACGGTCACCTGTGTCGTCCAGGTGCGCGGCAAGGTGCGGGCCCGTCTTGAGGTGGTGCCCGGCATCGCCGAGAGCGAGCTGGAGCGGCTGGCGCTGGCCGAGCCGGCCGTCGTCCAGGCGCTGGGCGGCGCCGGGATCCGCAAGGTGATCGTGCGCGCGCCGAAGCTGGTCAACATCGTTCCGGCCTGA
- a CDS encoding acyltransferase domain-containing protein, which translates to MSLAPTTLLFPGQGGYAPGILARLADRSPVVEEVVDAVHQVAKEELGVDLKSLVDDRATDLSALLRNAPDLLQVAIFAASVASAQALRKDGVVASLHVGHSFGEIAALTAAGACSVEDGTRIVARRVRALAALERSDGLMLAVRTSAQRAEGLLTFLNDDAVAVAGVNTDEQVVLSGSTEPMRMAQELLRQAGVTAVRLDSPYPFHSPVLADAAAGFAEALADIRWTTPDVAVYSPILRRRYEEGDDFAELLARHLVTPFDFPEAVRHARADGAELFVECGGRQTLTDLVRKVLADESGWTAVTVDESGRRGTSLDDIVRLANGGNDQLRSAVRRLLGEDATEFDRFWQSEGIATLRAIRQSYDRFTGREVVAELVEPVAEPEPVSVPLAVVPEPAGSAGPAAPERARQALDRPTVLAELAELYGTALEYPAEVFTEDVMLEADLGVDSVKQTDLLGRVAKQYELPPQPEEFNISEYATFGRIADMVLEAPTAVRVAS; encoded by the coding sequence ATGTCTCTCGCACCGACCACTCTGTTGTTTCCAGGCCAAGGTGGCTACGCACCGGGCATTCTGGCCCGGCTGGCCGATCGTTCCCCGGTTGTCGAAGAGGTCGTCGACGCCGTGCACCAGGTGGCGAAGGAGGAGTTGGGCGTCGACCTGAAGTCCCTGGTGGACGACCGCGCCACGGACCTCTCGGCGCTGCTGAGGAACGCGCCCGACCTGCTTCAGGTGGCGATCTTCGCCGCCTCGGTCGCCTCCGCCCAGGCGCTGCGCAAGGACGGCGTGGTGGCGTCGCTGCACGTGGGGCACAGCTTCGGTGAGATCGCCGCGCTGACCGCCGCCGGCGCGTGTTCCGTCGAGGACGGCACGCGCATCGTGGCCCGGCGCGTCCGCGCGCTCGCCGCGCTGGAGCGGTCCGACGGGCTGATGCTGGCGGTGCGGACCAGCGCGCAGCGCGCCGAGGGCCTGCTGACCTTCCTCAACGACGACGCGGTCGCGGTGGCCGGGGTGAACACGGACGAGCAGGTGGTGCTCTCCGGTTCGACCGAGCCGATGCGGATGGCCCAGGAGCTGCTGCGCCAGGCCGGGGTGACGGCCGTCCGGCTCGACTCGCCCTACCCGTTCCACAGCCCGGTGCTGGCCGACGCGGCGGCCGGTTTCGCCGAGGCGCTGGCCGACATCCGCTGGACCACGCCCGACGTCGCGGTCTACTCCCCCATCCTGCGGCGCCGTTACGAGGAGGGCGACGACTTCGCCGAGCTGCTGGCGCGGCACCTGGTGACCCCGTTCGACTTCCCCGAGGCGGTGCGGCACGCGCGGGCGGACGGGGCGGAGCTGTTCGTCGAGTGCGGCGGCCGGCAGACGCTGACCGACCTGGTGCGGAAGGTCCTGGCCGACGAGTCGGGCTGGACCGCGGTGACCGTGGACGAGAGCGGACGGCGGGGCACCTCGCTGGACGACATCGTCCGGCTGGCCAACGGCGGCAACGACCAGTTGCGTTCCGCCGTGCGGCGCCTGCTGGGCGAGGACGCGACCGAGTTCGACAGGTTCTGGCAGTCCGAGGGCATAGCCACCCTGCGCGCCATCCGTCAGTCCTACGACCGCTTCACCGGCCGGGAGGTGGTCGCCGAGCTGGTGGAACCGGTCGCCGAACCGGAGCCGGTGAGCGTCCCGTTGGCCGTCGTTCCCGAGCCGGCCGGCTCGGCCGGGCCGGCGGCGCCCGAGCGGGCGCGGCAGGCCCTGGACCGGCCCACCGTGCTCGCGGAGCTGGCCGAGCTGTACGGCACCGCGCTGGAGTACCCGGCCGAGGTGTTCACCGAGGACGTGATGCTGGAGGCGGATCTGGGGGTGGACTCGGTGAAGCAGACCGACCTCCTGGGCCGGGTCGCCAAGCAGTACGAACTCCCGCCGCAGCCCGAGGAGTTCAACATCTCCGAGTACGCCACGTTCGGCCGGATCGCCGACATGGTCCTGGAGGCTCCGACCGCGGTGCGCGTCGCCTCCTGA
- a CDS encoding nuclear transport factor 2 family protein yields the protein MFLFHAFVRRVTVPLLYWHVSRGRSWMVLALCTGDVRNSADGDSCLGGARTGRRSYGAWFGRMFRLTRSIRPRATEVRVEGSPIRSTVVVRWTDPVTAHDGVVFPNEGVHTLTLRWGRIATVHQAWDESVVRKACEHAAALGYQEATEPPLTS from the coding sequence ATGTTTCTTTTTCACGCCTTCGTGCGGAGGGTGACCGTGCCCCTGCTGTACTGGCACGTGTCCCGGGGGCGCAGCTGGATGGTGCTCGCGCTGTGCACAGGGGACGTGCGCAACAGCGCCGATGGGGACAGCTGCCTGGGCGGCGCGCGTACCGGACGTCGCTCCTACGGCGCCTGGTTCGGGCGGATGTTCCGCCTCACCCGCTCCATCCGGCCGCGCGCCACCGAGGTGCGGGTCGAGGGGTCGCCGATCCGGTCCACCGTGGTGGTGCGCTGGACGGACCCGGTCACCGCGCACGACGGCGTGGTGTTTCCCAACGAGGGCGTGCACACCCTCACGCTGCGCTGGGGGCGGATCGCCACCGTGCACCAGGCGTGGGACGAGAGCGTGGTCCGCAAGGCGTGCGAACACGCCGCGGCGCTCGGCTACCAGGAGGCCACCGAACCGCCCCTGACCTCCTGA
- a CDS encoding MMPL family transporter, protein MLSSWGQLVARRKKLVLLAALLFTALAGALGGGVADALAAGGYTDEDSSSARASATLGERFATGEANLVLLVDTPEGVDAPAAATAGRELTKALAAEEEIAYAESYWTLGQAPALRSADGESALVLARIVGDETEAQNSVGALAERYEGERDGLDIRVGGEAQVAVEINEQTQRDLLRAELIIAPVVMVILLLVFRSLVAAALPLAIAAVAVPGTMLILYTLTLFTDVSFLAMNVTIGLGLGLSIDYSLFVVSRYREELERGLAVPDAIAAALATAGRTVAFSALTVMLSLAGLLVFPLYFLRSFAYAGMAVTLFAAAAALVVLPALLALVGPRIDALPVLRRRRPVVSTRPGFWHRLATFIMRRPIPMATGVIALLLVLGSPFLRIEFSQADDRVLPESAEAHQISETIRQDFPTREAESLDVVAYQPVDEAASDGSEALADYATRLSEVPHVSRVDALTGSYADGEQLAGPGPFAQRHAATDGSASVLTVVPEVDPFSPEAEELVTALRATGAAFDVDITGPAAEFRDTMDALGDSLPLALGIVALATFVLLFLFTGGLLLPLKALVINALSLSATFGAMVWVFQEGHLRWLVGDFILTGGIIAPVPVLVLCIAFGLSMDYEVFLLSRIKEEYDRHGDNTTAVAVGLERTGRLVSAAALLVAVVFIAFISSGITYVKLLGLGLALAVLMDATLIRGVLVPAFMRVAGRANWWAPGPLRRAHARIGLSESAPPLAGEPREPSGSDDAPERERADTTTASSASSASSSASS, encoded by the coding sequence ATGTTGAGCAGCTGGGGCCAGTTGGTGGCCCGCCGCAAGAAGCTGGTCCTGCTGGCCGCGCTCCTGTTCACGGCCCTCGCCGGCGCGCTCGGCGGCGGCGTCGCCGACGCGCTGGCCGCCGGCGGCTACACGGACGAGGACTCCTCGTCCGCCCGCGCCTCGGCCACCCTCGGCGAGCGCTTCGCCACCGGCGAGGCCAACCTGGTGCTGCTGGTGGACACCCCCGAAGGGGTGGACGCCCCGGCCGCGGCCACGGCGGGCCGCGAGCTGACGAAAGCGCTCGCCGCCGAGGAGGAGATCGCCTACGCCGAGTCCTACTGGACCCTGGGCCAGGCCCCCGCGCTGCGCTCAGCCGACGGCGAGTCCGCGCTGGTGCTGGCCCGCATCGTGGGCGACGAGACCGAGGCGCAGAACAGCGTCGGCGCGCTCGCCGAGCGGTACGAGGGCGAACGCGACGGCCTCGACATCCGCGTCGGCGGCGAGGCACAGGTGGCCGTCGAGATCAACGAGCAGACGCAACGCGACCTGCTGCGCGCCGAGTTGATCATCGCCCCGGTGGTGATGGTCATCCTGCTGCTGGTCTTCCGCAGCCTGGTCGCCGCCGCGTTGCCGCTGGCCATCGCCGCCGTGGCCGTGCCGGGCACCATGCTCATCCTCTATACCCTGACGCTCTTCACCGACGTCTCCTTCCTGGCCATGAACGTCACCATCGGTCTGGGACTCGGACTCTCCATCGACTACAGCCTCTTCGTGGTCAGCCGCTACCGCGAGGAGTTGGAGCGCGGCCTCGCCGTGCCGGACGCCATCGCCGCCGCGCTGGCCACCGCCGGCCGCACGGTCGCCTTCTCCGCGCTCACCGTGATGCTCTCCCTGGCCGGCCTGTTGGTCTTTCCGCTGTACTTCCTGCGCTCCTTCGCGTACGCCGGCATGGCCGTCACCCTGTTCGCCGCCGCCGCCGCGCTCGTGGTGCTGCCCGCGCTGCTGGCGCTCGTCGGCCCCCGCATCGACGCGCTCCCGGTGCTGCGCCGCCGACGCCCCGTCGTGTCCACCCGGCCCGGCTTCTGGCACCGGCTCGCCACCTTCATCATGCGCCGCCCGATCCCCATGGCCACCGGCGTGATCGCGCTTTTGCTGGTGCTGGGTTCGCCGTTCCTGCGGATCGAGTTCTCCCAGGCGGACGACCGGGTGCTGCCCGAATCCGCCGAGGCGCACCAGATCTCGGAGACCATCCGCCAGGACTTCCCCACCCGGGAGGCCGAGAGCCTCGACGTGGTCGCCTACCAGCCGGTGGACGAGGCCGCGTCCGACGGCTCCGAGGCGCTCGCCGACTATGCGACGCGGCTCTCCGAGGTCCCGCACGTCAGCCGGGTCGACGCGCTCACCGGCAGCTACGCGGACGGTGAACAGCTCGCGGGGCCAGGCCCGTTCGCCCAGCGGCACGCCGCGACCGACGGCTCGGCCAGCGTGCTGACCGTCGTCCCCGAGGTCGACCCGTTCAGCCCGGAGGCCGAGGAACTGGTGACCGCGCTGCGCGCCACCGGAGCGGCGTTCGACGTGGACATCACCGGGCCGGCCGCGGAGTTCCGGGACACCATGGACGCGCTGGGCGACTCGCTGCCGCTGGCCCTCGGCATCGTCGCCCTGGCGACCTTCGTGCTGCTCTTCCTGTTCACCGGCGGCCTGCTGCTGCCGCTCAAGGCGCTGGTGATCAACGCGCTCAGCCTGAGCGCCACGTTCGGCGCCATGGTCTGGGTCTTCCAGGAGGGCCATCTGCGCTGGCTGGTCGGCGACTTCATCCTCACCGGCGGGATCATCGCACCGGTCCCGGTGCTGGTGCTCTGCATCGCCTTCGGCCTGTCCATGGACTACGAGGTGTTCCTGCTGTCCCGGATCAAGGAGGAGTACGACCGGCACGGCGACAACACCACGGCGGTCGCGGTGGGCCTGGAGCGCACCGGGCGGCTGGTCTCGGCCGCCGCGCTGCTGGTCGCCGTGGTCTTCATCGCCTTCATCTCCTCCGGGATCACCTACGTCAAGCTGCTGGGCCTGGGCCTCGCCCTGGCCGTGCTGATGGACGCGACGCTGATCAGGGGCGTGCTGGTGCCGGCCTTCATGCGGGTGGCTGGCCGCGCCAACTGGTGGGCCCCCGGGCCGCTGCGCAGGGCGCACGCCAGGATCGGGCTGAGCGAGTCCGCGCCGCCCCTGGCCGGGGAGCCCCGGGAGCCCAGCGGCTCCGATGACGCGCCCGAGCGCGAGCGCGCCGACACCACGACGGCGTCCTCGGCTTCGTCCGCTTCCTCTTCCGCGTCCTCCTGA
- a CDS encoding SDR family NAD(P)-dependent oxidoreductase, which translates to MPTDQGAPARAALVTGCSSGIGRATALALHRAGHRVYATARRPEDLAELTALGPRPLALDVTDEPTMVAAVDEVVRRHGAVTTLVNCAGYGLSGTVEEERLDAVRDQFETNVFGLARLTQLVLPGMRAQGHGTVINMSSIFGRYAVPGGGFYHASKHALEALSDALRLEVAPFGIRVVLVEPGPVRTRFGARYVAGLHPAAGGSPDPGSHPPGENGPYGDFRRRSAAYYEAVFHGGRRSLAGSLVVSPEDVARVVLRAARARRPRARYRVGLLARTTVGMRRVLPDRAFDVFVRRQFPVP; encoded by the coding sequence ATGCCCACCGACCAGGGCGCGCCCGCGCGCGCCGCGCTTGTCACCGGCTGCTCCTCCGGCATCGGCAGGGCCACGGCGCTGGCCCTGCACCGCGCCGGACATCGGGTCTACGCCACGGCCCGCCGCCCCGAGGACCTGGCCGAGCTCACCGCGCTCGGGCCCCGCCCACTGGCCCTCGACGTCACCGACGAGCCCACCATGGTCGCCGCGGTGGACGAGGTGGTGCGGCGGCACGGAGCCGTCACCACGCTGGTCAACTGCGCCGGCTACGGGCTCTCCGGCACCGTGGAGGAGGAGCGACTGGACGCGGTGCGGGACCAGTTCGAGACCAATGTGTTCGGCCTCGCCCGCCTCACCCAGCTGGTACTCCCCGGCATGCGCGCCCAGGGCCACGGCACCGTGATCAACATGTCGTCCATCTTCGGCCGCTACGCCGTGCCGGGCGGCGGCTTCTACCACGCCTCCAAGCACGCCCTTGAGGCGCTGAGCGACGCCCTGCGGTTGGAGGTCGCGCCCTTCGGGATCCGGGTGGTCCTGGTGGAGCCGGGCCCGGTGCGCACCCGGTTCGGCGCGCGCTATGTGGCCGGTCTCCACCCGGCGGCCGGGGGCTCGCCTGACCCTGGCTCGCATCCGCCGGGGGAGAACGGCCCCTACGGGGACTTCCGGCGCCGGAGCGCCGCGTACTACGAGGCGGTCTTCCACGGCGGCCGACGTTCGCTGGCCGGCTCCCTGGTCGTGAGCCCCGAGGACGTGGCACGGGTGGTCCTCCGGGCGGCGCGCGCCCGGCGCCCGCGCGCCCGTTACCGGGTCGGGCTGCTGGCGCGCACCACCGTGGGAATGCGCCGGGTCCTGCCCGACCGCGCGTTCGACGTGTTCGTGCGCCGTCAGTTCCCGGTGCCGTGA